The stretch of DNA TCCTGAAAGCCGTCGCCAGTCCGCAAGTCGGGCACCGCACTCAGGCTTACATGGACGTTCACTCGGCCACCATTCCTTTACTCAAGAAAATACTCTATACCGAACAGGAAGTTTTGCTCTTCACCTGCTCGGCCACCGGAGTCATGGAAGGCTCCCTGCGCAATCTCTGCCAGAAGAAAGCTCTACTTACGGTCAACGGCGCGTTTTCCAAACGCTGGTATCAGATTGCCGGTTTCAACGGCATCCCCGCCGACAAACTCGAAGTCCCGATGGGCAAAGCTGTTATGCCCGAAGATCTGGACAAGGCTCTGGCTACCGGACAGTATGACGTTTTCTGCGCGGTTTTCAATGAAACTTCGACCGGCGTGCGCGCACCGCTGGAGAAGTATTCCGAAGTCCTGAAGAAGTATCCCGATGTGATGTTCTGTGTGGACGCCGTCTCGGCCATGGCGGGAGACAAAATCGAAACCGATAAACTCGGCCTCGATGTGTGTCTCGCAGGCACGCAGAAGTGTTGGGGATTGCCGACCGGCATGTGCGTCACGATGATTTCGAATAAAGCCATGGCAAAAGCCGCGACCGCCAAGGCTCCGGGCTACTATGTCAATTTCGTGGATGCGAAAAAGTATAATGACAAGCATCAGACACCGCACACGCCCGCGATTCCGATTCTCTTCGGTTTGCACGCGCAGTGCAACCATATAGTGAACGTAGAAGGTCTCGACAATCGCTGGAAACGTCATCTCGACATGCAGAAGCTCACGCATCAGTGGGTGAAGGAAGCCGGTTTTGAACTCTTCCCCGAGAAGGGTTACGAGTCGGTCACGCTCTCGTGCATCAAGAAGCCCGATGGGTTTGATTTCAAAACTCTGAACGGTCAACTCTCGAAGAAGCATCATTGCGTTATCTCCAACGGTTATGGAGATATCAAGGAGCAGACGTTCCGCATCGCGCACATGGCTGATACCACGGTGGACGAAATGAAGCAGCTCTTCAAGTGGATTGACGCGATTCTCGCCGAAACCCACGTTTCCGCATAAATCAACAAACCGTCGCGGCGGCCTAAAGGCCGCCGCGACTCTCATTTTTCGCAAGGGGAGGTTTGGTGAAAGGTTCGAAGTTC from bacterium encodes:
- a CDS encoding alanine--glyoxylate aminotransferase family protein; translated protein: MHDRLFIPGPVEVRPELLKAVASPQVGHRTQAYMDVHSATIPLLKKILYTEQEVLLFTCSATGVMEGSLRNLCQKKALLTVNGAFSKRWYQIAGFNGIPADKLEVPMGKAVMPEDLDKALATGQYDVFCAVFNETSTGVRAPLEKYSEVLKKYPDVMFCVDAVSAMAGDKIETDKLGLDVCLAGTQKCWGLPTGMCVTMISNKAMAKAATAKAPGYYVNFVDAKKYNDKHQTPHTPAIPILFGLHAQCNHIVNVEGLDNRWKRHLDMQKLTHQWVKEAGFELFPEKGYESVTLSCIKKPDGFDFKTLNGQLSKKHHCVISNGYGDIKEQTFRIAHMADTTVDEMKQLFKWIDAILAETHVSA